A segment of the Catenuloplanes nepalensis genome:
CGTTCACGCGTGGTTCGGCGCTGATGGGGCCTCCTCATAACTGCTTCCCGCACCCGCCGGCCGGCCGGCACGGGTCTGGCGACGCTCGCCCGCCTGCCCCGGCGGATCGAGCCTGCGCACGGCGTGCGCCGTCGGCCACAAGCAGAAAGGCCCCGGCAACATGCATGCCAGGGCCCGCTCGACCGGTCACGGCTCACGCTCTCGCGCACGGCCACGCTGTCACGCGTGGCACTGAGCCACCGCGCTGCGGATGCGGCGCACCCGAGGCGGTCTGACCGGACCCGGACGCTCAGGGCGGCGCGGGTGGGAGCAGGCGCTCCGCTTCATCACCACCACGCAGATGCAGGATCAGTGCTGATCATGAACATGCGTGATGGTCAGGTCGACCCGAGAAGTCTAACAGGCCCGGAACGCCGCCGCTAACGGCCCCGGGCCTGCCTCAACACTCGGGCCGCGCGGTCCTGCTGTGACCGATCATGACAACCCAAGAGAATGACCTTGATATTCCCGCGCCCGGCGGGGATCCGCGGGTGGTCACCACAAGAACCCCGGCGGGCGACCACCCGCGGAGATCAGGAATTCGCGTCCGGGTCCACGTTCGTGGCGACGCGGTCCGCGGAGTGCTCGGCGCCGTCCTGGGCGCCGGCCGGATTCACCACTCCGTCGTAGTTGTACACGATGGACGAATCATGAGATTTGCTCGTACGAATGTATCGGTGCACCAGCCCGTCATTCTCGATCTCGATCAGACCGGTGTCGCCCGCGCTGCGAGTCTCACCGTCGTAAGGCCCTCCGACCAGGGCCGCCTCGGTGGTCGATTGATCAGTCATGCGAGCCGGGTACCCCACTTCGACCCGATCAAACGGGAACAAAAATGGCGTGCATCTCCCGCATGACCATCGCGATTCAGGGTAGCCGGGATGTCGCACGGCCGATTTCAACGGCTCACTTCACCCCCTGGATAAACCCGATTGGAGGGCACTGAGATGACGGATATCGCCACGTCGCGTTCAGCGTCCACGACCGACGGCCAGACGTCCGCCACCGAGACCGCGAAGCAGGAGGCCCGCGACCTCGGGCACACGGCGGTGGAGGCAGGCGGCAGCGTCGCCGGCACCGCGAAGGACGAGGGCCGCCGAGTCGCGCAGGAGACCGGCCGCCAGGCCCGGCACCTCTACCACGCGACCCGCGACGAGCTACGCACCCAAGCCGGCGCGCAGCACCAGCGCGCGGTCGGCGGCATCCGGTCGGTCGGCGGCGAGCTGCGCTCGATGGCCGACTCGAACGAGCAGGCCGGTCCGGTCGGCGACTACGCCCGGCAGGCCGCCGCGAAGATCGACCAGGTCGCGGACTGGCTGGAGACCCGCGAGCCGGGCGCGCTGATCACCGAGGTCAAGGACTACGCGCGCCGGCACCCCGGCACGTTCCTGGCCGGTGCCGCGGTGCTCGGCCTGATCGCCGGCCGGGTCACCCGTAGCGTCGCCGCGGAGATCTCCGACGACGCCACACCGTCCGCCACCCCGTCCGCGCCCACCGCCACCGGGACGGCCACGGTCCCGGCCACGCCGCTCCCGCCCACGTCCACCGCACCGGTCCCGGCCACGCCCGTGACCACCGCGGTCGTCACGCCGGCCACCACGACGCTGCCGGCCACCACCTCGGTACCGGGCGGCATCGGGACCGACCCACTGCTGCCGCCGGTGACCGACCCGCTGGCCCCGCCGGCGACCGAGCCGCGCCCATACCCGGGTGAGGTCCGGCCATGACGCAGGGCCCGGACGTGTCGCAGCGCTCCTTCGGGGAGCTGCTGGGCGAGGTCACCCAGGACCTCTCCACGCTGGTTCGCCAGGAGGTCGAGCTGGCCAAGGCGGAGATGCGCGAGGAGGCGGCGAAGGCCGGCAAGGCCGCCGGGCTGTTCGGCGGCGCCGGTGTGGCCGGCTTCCTCGTCCTGCTGTTCCTGTCGTTCGCGCTCTGGTGGGGCCTCGCCAACGTGATGGACCAGAGCTGGGCCGCGCTGATCGTGGCCGCGCTCTGGGCGATCGTCGGCGGCGTGCTGTTCACCATGGCCCGCGGCAAGGCCCGCGAGATGCGCGGGATGCCGCGCACCGCGGAGACCGCGAAGGAGATCCCCCAAGCACTCAAGCCGAATCGTGGAGGCCTGTGATGAGCACCGACCCCGACCAGATCCGCGCCGACATCGAACGCACCCGCGCGGGCCTCAGCTCCGACGTGGACGCGCTCGCGTACAAGGCCAGCCCCACCCGCATCGTCGAGGATCGGAAGCAGCGCGTGCGGGACGCGCTCCGTACCACCCGGGAGAAGATCATGGGAACCGCCTCGGACGCCGGCTCGACCGTGGCCGGCAAGACCTCCGGTGCCGCGCACGCGGTGTCGGGCAAGGCCTCGGACGCCGCGCACGCGGTCTCGGACACGGCTTCCGGCGCCGCACACACGGTGTCGGAGAAGGCCTCGGATGCGGCGGACGCGATCCGGCAGGCACCGTCGGCCGTGAAGGCGAAGGCCGAGGGCAACCCGCTCGCGGCCGGCCTGATCGCGTTCGGCGCGGGCTGGCTGATCTCGTCGCTGCTCCCGGCGACGCAGAAGGAGCGCGAACTCGCGTCCAGCGCGAAGGCTGCGGTCCAGGAGAACAAGGACACGCTGGTCTCGGAGGCGAAGCAGCTGGCCGGTGAGCTGCAGGACAGCCTGCGCGGCCCCGCCGAGGAGGCGGCCGGCCGGGTGCGCGACACCGCCGCCGACGCGGCCGCCACGGTCCGGGACGAGGGCCGGTCCGCGGCCGACGACGTCAAGGGCCGCGCCACCGAGGCCCGCGAGAAGGTCTCCTAGCCTCGTTGATCGGGGCGTTCGTGATCGGGGCGTCCCCCAAGTCGTCAGAACGACTTGGGGGACGCCCCGATCATGGCTTTGCACAGCGCCGCGTGGATCGCGGTGCCGGTGGTCCGGGCGGCCTGCCCTCTTCGTGATCGGGGCGTCCCCCATGTCGCTCCAGCGGCACGGGGGACGCCCCGATCACGTTTCCCTCGTGCGGAGCGTGTCGGAATCCGTCACCCGGCCGGTCACGGAACCGACACCGTGGAGCAGACCCGGGGCCGCCCGAATGTGCGAGGCTTTCCGCATGACGGGCCGGAAGCCGCCGGGGGGCGGCACGGCACCAGACACCGCACACGTCCCGTGAGGACGGATCCCGGCTCGGCGTGGTGGCAGGCCCACGCCGGCTCCGGATCCGGGACGAGCGGGTCGTGTGCGTCTCCCAGGGGGATGGAGAGACGTGCAGTGACCATGCTGGACAGTCCGGTAACGGAGAACGGAGACATCGGCGAACTCGTCACGGCCGCGTCCCGGGGGGACACGCGGGCCTGGAACACGATCGTGAATCGGTACGGCCGGCTGGTGTCGGCGGTGTGCCGGCAGTGGCGGCTGAGCGACGCCGACGCCGCGGACGTGAGCCAGACCGTCTGGCTGCGCCTGTTCGAGCAGCTGGACCGGTTGCGCGACCCGCGGGCACTGCCCGCGTGGCTGCTGACCACCACCCGGCGGGAGTGCCACCACCTGCACCGGGCCGCGAAGCGCGAGCTGCCCGGCGCGACCGCGGCACGGCTGGAGGGGCAGGCGGACGCCACCGCCGCCTCGATCGACGACGGGCTGCTGCGCCGGGAGCGCGGCGC
Coding sequences within it:
- a CDS encoding RNA polymerase sigma factor is translated as MERRAVTMLDSPVTENGDIGELVTAASRGDTRAWNTIVNRYGRLVSAVCRQWRLSDADAADVSQTVWLRLFEQLDRLRDPRALPAWLLTTTRRECHHLHRAAKRELPGATAARLEGQADATAASIDDGLLRRERGAAVRAAFDELPTHCRELLELLLQDPPTPYEEISARLGVPCGGIGPNRARCLERLRRNPRFRAFMSERTYQAAR
- a CDS encoding phage holin family protein, which translates into the protein MTQGPDVSQRSFGELLGEVTQDLSTLVRQEVELAKAEMREEAAKAGKAAGLFGGAGVAGFLVLLFLSFALWWGLANVMDQSWAALIVAALWAIVGGVLFTMARGKAREMRGMPRTAETAKEIPQALKPNRGGL
- a CDS encoding DUF3618 domain-containing protein, whose amino-acid sequence is MSTDPDQIRADIERTRAGLSSDVDALAYKASPTRIVEDRKQRVRDALRTTREKIMGTASDAGSTVAGKTSGAAHAVSGKASDAAHAVSDTASGAAHTVSEKASDAADAIRQAPSAVKAKAEGNPLAAGLIAFGAGWLISSLLPATQKERELASSAKAAVQENKDTLVSEAKQLAGELQDSLRGPAEEAAGRVRDTAADAAATVRDEGRSAADDVKGRATEAREKVS